A single window of Pseudarthrobacter defluvii DNA harbors:
- a CDS encoding response regulator, with amino-acid sequence MYIVSGEELVRQGLRGLLEADGFSVSGESASVRQATRRIPALRPDLAIIDDDLPDGSGDGLCRTIAAADATIRCVLMTGETDEAVLIGAILAGAWGCLSQQDDNQELLRLIRRAMRGYTAYSRRFQTGILAPIQADGKNGPNGRFGMLSKQEMKVAVRVARGLTNSQIGQEMFLAEKTVKNMVSSVLMKFEMAHRTEVAIFVAGELEDTGDLAQEYRRSRDPELIAEVTAALVICTSEAGSAPPADSMLLLDAMRLSDALAAAGTRPHAGEYQSGKSS; translated from the coding sequence GTGTACATCGTGAGTGGCGAAGAGCTCGTCAGGCAGGGTCTGCGGGGATTGCTGGAGGCTGACGGCTTCAGCGTTTCCGGGGAGTCCGCGTCTGTGCGCCAGGCGACCCGGCGGATCCCTGCGCTACGTCCGGACTTGGCCATCATTGATGATGATCTTCCCGATGGTTCCGGTGACGGGCTGTGTCGGACAATCGCAGCTGCTGATGCCACCATTCGATGTGTGCTGATGACAGGTGAAACCGACGAAGCGGTGCTGATTGGGGCTATCTTGGCCGGTGCCTGGGGGTGCTTGTCCCAACAGGATGACAACCAGGAGCTGCTCAGGCTGATCCGGCGCGCAATGCGTGGGTACACCGCTTACAGCCGTCGTTTCCAGACCGGCATCCTGGCTCCCATCCAGGCCGACGGGAAGAACGGGCCCAACGGACGGTTCGGGATGCTCTCAAAGCAGGAAATGAAGGTAGCGGTCAGGGTTGCCCGAGGGTTGACCAACAGCCAGATCGGACAGGAAATGTTTCTGGCCGAAAAGACCGTGAAGAACATGGTCTCATCCGTGCTGATGAAATTTGAGATGGCACACAGGACCGAGGTCGCGATCTTCGTCGCCGGAGAACTTGAAGACACAGGAGACCTCGCGCAGGAGTACCGGCGCAGTCGTGACCCGGAGTTGATCGCGGAGGTCACCGCTGCACTGGTTATCTGCACCAGCGAGGCCGGCAGCGCGCCGCCGGCCGACAGCATGCTGCTACTGGACGCCATGCGGCTTTCTGATGCACTTGCCGCTGCCGGTACCCGGCCGCACGCCGGGGAATACCAGTCAGGGAAATCCTCGTAA
- a CDS encoding helix-turn-helix transcriptional regulator, which produces MAEWSFLTNHLHALYCVARHPGIRIREIAESVGVQERAAHRIVSDLVEGGYLTRRRVGSRNFYELHPNQPIRREGLDEVAVGEILDVLLRRE; this is translated from the coding sequence ATGGCTGAATGGAGTTTCCTGACTAATCACCTGCACGCGCTCTACTGCGTCGCGCGCCACCCCGGGATTCGCATACGTGAGATCGCCGAAAGCGTGGGGGTCCAAGAGCGGGCGGCGCACCGTATCGTTTCGGATCTGGTCGAGGGCGGTTACTTGACCCGCCGTCGGGTCGGGAGCCGCAACTTCTATGAGCTGCATCCGAACCAGCCGATCCGACGGGAAGGTCTGGACGAGGTCGCGGTCGGTGAGATCCTCGACGTACTCCTCAGACGGGAGTAA
- a CDS encoding DUF4389 domain-containing protein, translated as MGKRLQLKEGLLMGQQTSYPLALDGGQSPKLSRWLWLVKWLLIIPHIIVLFFLWIAFLVLSVVAFFAILITGRYPRAIFDFNVGVLRWTWRVSFYSYSALGTDVYPPFTLADDPGYPARLSVEYPQSLSRGLVLVKWWLLALPHYLIIGVFTGAAFAGYNQVRDGNAWAYGSGLIGLLVCIAGLVLLFAGRYPRGVFDLLMGMNRWVFRVTAYAALMTDQYPPLRLDLGSSEPPPSAIASDDAPMMPAPVIP; from the coding sequence ATGGGCAAGCGTTTACAGCTCAAGGAAGGGCTTCTCATGGGACAACAAACTTCATACCCGCTCGCTCTCGACGGCGGGCAATCCCCAAAGCTGAGCCGTTGGCTGTGGCTCGTCAAATGGCTGCTGATCATCCCGCACATCATTGTTCTGTTCTTCCTGTGGATCGCTTTCCTGGTGCTCTCGGTGGTGGCGTTCTTCGCAATCCTGATCACCGGAAGGTATCCGCGTGCAATTTTTGACTTCAACGTCGGCGTGCTGCGCTGGACGTGGCGGGTCAGCTTCTATTCCTACAGCGCCCTGGGCACCGACGTCTATCCGCCGTTCACGCTGGCCGACGATCCGGGCTATCCGGCACGGCTGTCCGTTGAATACCCGCAGTCGCTTTCCCGCGGACTCGTGCTGGTGAAATGGTGGCTGCTCGCGCTCCCGCATTACCTGATCATTGGTGTGTTCACCGGAGCCGCCTTCGCCGGCTATAACCAGGTGCGCGATGGCAACGCCTGGGCCTACGGCAGCGGACTGATCGGCCTGCTGGTCTGCATCGCCGGTCTCGTCCTGCTGTTTGCCGGCCGCTACCCCCGCGGGGTGTTCGACCTCCTCATGGGCATGAACCGCTGGGTGTTCCGCGTGACCGCCTACGCAGCGCTGATGACCGACCAATACCCGCCGCTGCGCCTCGACCTGGGCAGCAGTGAACCACCACCATCCGCTATCGCCTCTGACGACGCCCCAATGATGCCCGCACCGGTCATCCCATGA
- the yidC gene encoding membrane protein insertase YidC: MDFLAAVMEPFRWLVSVILVAFHDGLSAAGMRAAGGWTWALSIIGLVLVIRAALIPVFLAQVRAQRRMRLLQPDLRELQDRYKGRTDQASRQAMAQEQMALYKKHGTNPFSACLPLLIQAPFFLALFQVLSGISSASRQGVGIGALGHDQVVQFDSSSIFGAPLSASLLHGGGDSTAVAALAVVMILVMIVCQFLTQKLVAARTMAGQDSESPFMRQQKVLLYVLPLVFGAGGVFFPIGVLVYWTVSNLWTLGQQFLVSRRA; encoded by the coding sequence GTGGACTTTCTGGCGGCGGTGATGGAGCCGTTCCGGTGGCTGGTGTCCGTCATCCTGGTGGCTTTCCATGACGGGCTCAGCGCGGCAGGCATGCGGGCGGCAGGCGGCTGGACCTGGGCCCTGTCCATCATCGGGCTGGTGCTGGTCATCCGCGCCGCGCTGATCCCGGTCTTCCTGGCACAGGTCCGGGCCCAGCGCAGGATGCGGCTGCTGCAGCCCGACCTCAGGGAACTCCAGGACAGGTACAAGGGCCGGACGGACCAGGCGTCCCGGCAGGCCATGGCCCAGGAACAGATGGCCCTGTACAAAAAGCACGGCACCAACCCGTTTTCCGCCTGCCTGCCGCTGCTGATCCAGGCGCCGTTCTTCCTGGCCCTGTTCCAGGTGCTGTCCGGGATCTCCAGCGCATCGAGGCAGGGCGTGGGCATCGGGGCATTGGGCCACGACCAGGTGGTCCAGTTCGACTCGTCCAGCATCTTCGGGGCGCCGCTGTCCGCTTCCCTGCTGCACGGCGGCGGCGACTCCACCGCCGTGGCCGCGCTCGCCGTCGTGATGATCCTGGTGATGATTGTCTGCCAGTTCCTCACCCAGAAACTTGTGGCGGCACGGACCATGGCCGGGCAGGACAGTGAGAGTCCCTTCATGCGCCAGCAGAAGGTCCTCCTCTATGTCCTGCCGCTGGTCTTCGGCGCGGGCGGGGTGTTCTTCCCCATCGGAGTCCTGGTTTACTGGACGGTCTCCAATTTGTGGACCCTGGGGCAGCAGTTCCTGGTGTCCCGGCGGGCGTGA
- a CDS encoding SRPBCC domain-containing protein — MEHIEARIDFPAEPSVVWKQLIDTASMASWNPFITSMSGVLAVGERLQVRIAPAGGRAMTFKPRVTIVQPDQRLEWLGTMGIPGLFDGRHSFTLIPLEQGRTRLVQAETFSGALIPFTGKLLQRTEAGFQAMNTALLTRLKVAAVKVSGTEGVDLASIHAPERAVTIDGPPIGFSRTTGNESVDGSTPQDPILDNTASIRLNTSAPRPPDRSSGAPRPH; from the coding sequence ATGGAACACATAGAGGCAAGGATTGACTTTCCGGCAGAACCGTCGGTGGTCTGGAAACAACTGATAGACACAGCATCGATGGCAAGCTGGAACCCCTTCATTACCTCCATGTCCGGGGTCCTCGCGGTCGGAGAACGTCTCCAGGTGCGCATCGCCCCGGCAGGGGGCAGAGCGATGACGTTCAAGCCGCGGGTCACTATTGTCCAGCCCGATCAGCGCCTGGAGTGGCTCGGAACCATGGGCATCCCCGGACTCTTCGACGGCCGGCACTCATTCACACTTATTCCGCTCGAACAAGGCCGCACCCGCCTGGTGCAAGCAGAGACCTTTTCCGGAGCCCTCATCCCCTTCACCGGGAAACTCCTGCAGAGGACCGAGGCGGGCTTCCAAGCAATGAACACGGCCCTCCTGACCCGACTCAAGGTAGCTGCGGTAAAGGTCAGCGGCACAGAAGGAGTCGATCTCGCCTCTATCCATGCCCCAGAGCGAGCAGTCACGATCGATGGTCCACCGATTGGGTTCTCCAGAACGACCGGGAACGAGTCCGTCGACGGCAGCACGCCACAGGATCCAATCCTGGACAACACCGCGAGCATCAGGCTGAACACGTCTGCGCCGCGCCCTCCAGACCGCTCCAGCGGGGCGCCTCGCCCTCACTAA
- a CDS encoding DUF4386 domain-containing protein, with product MVAIIVGALFVVQMITAVIGNSLIQSFGDGGTATAPPTIGVLLMLCSGLAVVGIGLLMYPVLKTVNRELALWYPILRIVEFIVSTVGGIYLLTQLHVVPNQMLWVYIPTGLGGLVLCYLLYVSRLVPRPIAVTGLFGYLLLSLGVLLDLLGVVDMNAGPGQLILLPGGLFEVVLLPVWLIAKGFNSPLTSRATQAIRRNALTALALSAPPETSRQTAAGFYPPFHLDLGENEPPPRTAHPARPGSTAKKSDAVPSLPPGTTHPMIHPPSKEHAMAANTHITPPIKAPIPRRGMHPTRRISLAAGILYVLTFVSIPTLALYKAVKDDAGAFVLGAGSTAGVQWGALSEVIVGLAGIGTAVVLYPVAKRVSQTAALGFVAARLVETCLIFVSVVSLLTILTLRNDVAGTAGTDSASLVTVSHSLMATYNWTFLLSQSLMPVACDLLLGYVLYRSALVPRILPIIAFIGAPLLLASDIAIYFGAYGAVSPIAVLAALPVAVFELSLGIWLIVKGFKPTPLTTDHADTSQSTAT from the coding sequence ATGGTCGCAATCATCGTAGGGGCCTTGTTTGTCGTTCAGATGATCACTGCGGTGATCGGAAATTCTTTGATACAAAGCTTCGGGGACGGCGGTACCGCAACGGCACCGCCAACGATCGGCGTGCTGCTCATGCTGTGTTCAGGCCTTGCCGTGGTCGGCATCGGGCTGCTGATGTATCCGGTCCTGAAAACGGTCAACAGGGAACTGGCCCTTTGGTACCCGATCCTGAGGATCGTCGAGTTCATCGTCTCGACCGTGGGCGGTATCTACCTCTTGACCCAGCTGCACGTAGTCCCCAACCAGATGCTCTGGGTCTACATTCCAACGGGCCTCGGCGGTCTGGTCCTGTGCTACCTGCTCTACGTCTCCCGGCTGGTTCCGCGACCCATCGCTGTCACTGGCCTCTTCGGATACCTTCTGCTCTCTCTGGGCGTCCTCCTTGACCTCCTCGGCGTTGTTGACATGAATGCCGGACCGGGACAGTTGATACTGCTCCCCGGCGGACTCTTCGAGGTCGTGCTCTTGCCGGTCTGGTTGATCGCCAAGGGCTTCAACTCCCCCCTCACCTCGAGGGCGACTCAAGCCATACGCCGTAACGCCCTAACAGCCCTTGCACTGTCCGCCCCTCCGGAAACGAGCAGACAAACCGCCGCCGGTTTCTACCCACCGTTCCACCTCGATCTGGGAGAGAACGAACCACCACCGCGGACAGCCCACCCGGCCCGGCCGGGATCTACCGCCAAGAAATCCGATGCGGTTCCATCCCTGCCGCCCGGCACAACGCACCCAATGATCCATCCACCTTCCAAGGAGCACGCCATGGCCGCCAACACCCACATCACTCCGCCGATCAAAGCACCCATCCCGCGGCGCGGCATGCACCCGACGAGGCGGATCTCCCTGGCCGCCGGCATCCTGTACGTGCTCACGTTCGTCTCCATCCCCACCCTCGCCCTCTACAAAGCGGTGAAGGATGACGCAGGTGCTTTCGTCCTGGGAGCCGGCAGCACCGCCGGGGTGCAGTGGGGCGCCCTGTCCGAGGTCATTGTCGGTCTGGCCGGCATCGGCACCGCCGTGGTGCTCTATCCGGTGGCCAAGCGGGTCAGCCAAACCGCGGCCCTGGGGTTCGTGGCCGCTCGACTCGTGGAAACCTGCCTCATTTTCGTCAGCGTCGTCAGCCTGCTCACGATCCTCACCCTGCGGAACGACGTTGCCGGGACCGCCGGGACGGACTCCGCCTCGCTCGTCACAGTCAGTCATAGCCTCATGGCAACCTACAACTGGACATTCCTGCTCTCCCAAAGCCTGATGCCCGTGGCCTGCGACCTGCTCCTGGGCTACGTACTCTACCGCTCCGCCCTGGTGCCCCGGATCCTGCCGATCATCGCATTCATCGGCGCCCCGCTGCTCCTGGCCTCTGACATCGCAATCTACTTCGGCGCCTACGGCGCGGTGTCCCCGATCGCCGTTCTTGCCGCACTGCCCGTCGCCGTGTTCGAACTGTCCCTAGGCATCTGGCTGATCGTCAAAGGTTTCAAGCCAACCCCGCTGACCACCGACCACGCCGACACCAGCCAGTCCACAGCAACCTGA